A single Watersipora subatra chromosome 7, tzWatSuba1.1, whole genome shotgun sequence DNA region contains:
- the LOC137399723 gene encoding probable maltase-glucoamylase 2 — protein sequence MLTQILLAATLISTAAAFSSGAPGDACMSRIPLHGVSAQTSQCPFDFVALGWVPGEYTSMGIFPTEVDSNLEFKGFLASVFYNDEPIGEMRKGRSSDNIPTDAGVQTACEGTSLTHSDSGNKKEIFFEWKAPLDLPETAEVTLRLTIVETRTQFWVDCGLVQLGSLSSNPVSTTTFPTTSSSSSTSTTTPLPRTNPPTTTQRPRTNPPTTTRRPRTRPPTTTPPFTTSTTSATTSSTSSTLQPATARQTRPRTTARPVRTRPQTTARPVRTRPQTTARPVRTRPQTTARPVRTRPQTTARPVRTRPQTTSRPIRTRPQTTARPVRTRPQTTSRPVRTRPQTTARPIRTRPRTTSRPVRTRPHTMDQRPVTTRRPVPVPPSHNDGTDSYLNYQHQGYLKHETMSGQECVEYGNVYRIIPNTRCREFTQSIYGSITNTNPIKCPGDTRFDPRVCSCAFTTYCYES from the exons ATGCTTACTCAAATACTTCTGGCAGCGACGCTTATTTCTACGGCAGCAGCTTTTAGCAGCGGAGCACCTGGTGATGCTTGTATGAGCCGTATTCCGCTTCATGGCGTTTCAGCTCAGACTTCTCAGTGTCCTTTCGACTTTGTAGCTCTTGGCTGGGTTCCTGGAGAGTATACAAGCA tGGGAATTTTTCCGACTGAGGTTGACTCAAACCTCGAGTTCAAAGGGTTCTTAGCGAGTGTTTTCTACAACGATGAACCTATCGGTGAGATGAGAAAAGGCAGAAGTTCTGATAACATCCCAACTGATGCAGGCGTCCAGACAGCTTGTGAAGGGACATCTCTAACACACTCAGACAGCGGCAACAAGAAGGAAATCTTTTTTGAGTGGAAGGCTCCTCTTGACCTTCCCGAGACGGCAGAGGTCACACTCAG ATTGACCATAGTCGAGACGAGAACACAATTTTGGGTAGACTGCGGTTTGGTGCAACTCGGTAGTCTCTCCTCCAACCCCGTGAGCACTACTACCTTCCCAACTACCAGTTCATCTTCTTCTACCTCAACTACAACTCCACTACCAAGAACAAATCCACCAACTACTACTCAAAGGCCAAGAACAAATCCACCAACTACTACCCGAAGACCAAGAACTCGCCCTCCCACTACTACTCCTCCTTTTACCACTTCAACAACTTCAGCAACTACTTCTTCTACCTCGTCAACTCTTCAACCAGCTACAGCCAGGCAAACTCGTCCACGAACCACTGCAAGACCAGTTCGAACCCGTCCACAAACCACTGCAAGACCAGTTCGAACCCGTCCACAAACTACTGCGAGACCAGTTCGAACCCGTCCACAAACCACTGCAAGACCAGTTCGAACCCGTCCACAAACCACGGCGAGACCAGTTCGAACCCGTCCACAAACCACTTCGAGACCAATTCGAACACGTCCACAAACCACTGCAAGACCAGTTCGAACTCGCCCACAAACCACTTCGAGACCAGTTCGAACCCGCCCACAAACCACTGCGAGACCAATTCGAACTCGCCCACGAACTACTTCAAGACCAGTCCGAACTCGACCACATACTATGGATCAACGACCAGTAACCACAAGAAGACCAGTTCCTGTTCCCCCAAGCCACAATGATGGTACCGACAGCTACCTTAATTATCAACATCAAGGCTATCTGAAGCATGAGACCATGTCAGGCCAAGAATGCGTTGAGTATGGCAATGTATATAGAATTATTCCCAATACACGCTGCCGAGAGTTCACTCAGAGCATATATGGCAGCATAACAAACACGAATCCCATCAAGTGCCCCGGCGATACCAGATTTGATCCAAGAGTTTGCTCATGTGCCTTCACCACATACTGTTATGAATCTTGA
- the LOC137400905 gene encoding G-protein coupled receptor dmsr-1-like — protein sequence MIGSRNDSEHSLTTLQKISNNYAPIHGYLSLLVCIIGSVFNLVTIFIFRNKQMVSPINRLLLAIAAVNLLIMLSYIPFALLFFIIYGQEESQKRNTYSAICYLLFHVLWTNTFHSTSVWLTLSVALFRFIHLTLRDGKNRCDLSKANLTIFLSIVGAILINIPQTLVYSIKRYDDEEKNTSWYYLSTDNDKYGDHANINLVQFALLALLVKITPCILLVVLSIILIRIIHSAHRKYTAMQRRRPSSIKYTTSPNEERRQRQTNQTTQMLIAIILVFVVIELPQGILFVLSGLLVDFFDDIYWPLGNFWDLLTIIGCCINFFLYCRMSSQFCQLLLSILRSISFRTEQNHDTVSTDL from the exons ATGATAGGCAGCAGAAATGACAGTGAACATTCACTAACCACGTTACAGAAGATCAGCAACAACTATGCTCCAATTCACGGTTACCTCTCTCTGTTGGTCTGCATCATTGGCAGTGTATTCAACCTGGTGACCATTTTTATCTTCCGGAACAAGCAGATGGTTTCACCTATTAACAGACTTCTGCTAGCAATAG CTGCCGTCAACCTCCTCATTATGCTGTCTTATATACCATTTGCGCtcctcttcttcatcatctaCGGCCAAGaagaaagccaaaaaagaaacACATACAGTGCCATCTGCTACCTGCTCTTCCACGTACTTTGGACTAATACCTTTCACTCAACGAGTGTTTGGTTGACCTTGTCAGTCGCCCTCTTCAGATTCATACACCTGACCTTGAGAGATGGAAAGAATCGATGTGACCTTTCTAAAGCCAacttaacaatatttttatcgATTGTTGGAGCGATACTTATAAACATACCACAGACGCTGGTTTACAGCATCAAACGATATGACGATGAAGAGAAAAACACTTCCTGGTATTATCTCAGCACAGACAATGACAAGTATGGTGATCATGCGAATATCAATTTGGTACAGTTTGCTCTGTTAGctttgcttgtaaaaataaCTCCATGTATACTGCTCGTTGTATTGTCTATTATACTTATTCGTATCATACACTCGGCTCATAGAAAGTACACCGCTATGCAGAGAAGAAGGCCATCGTCTATCAAGTACACCACGTCACCGAATGAAGAGAGACGACAGAGGCAAACCAATCAGACTACGCAAATGCTGATTGCTATTATTCTTGTATTTGTTGTTATCGAGCTGCCTCAAGGCATTCTGTTTGTGCTGAGTGGCCTCCTAGTCGACTTCTTTGACGATATTTATTGGCCGCTTGGAAACTTTTGGGACCTGCTGACGATCATCGGCTGCTGCATAAACTTTTTCCTCTACTGTAGAATGAGCTCCCAGTTCTGTCAGCTTCTTCTTTCAATTCTGAGATCCATCAGTTTCCGTACTGAGCAAAACCATGATACGGTCTCAACCGATCTATAG